A stretch of Desulfonispora thiosulfatigenes DSM 11270 DNA encodes these proteins:
- the hydF gene encoding [FeFe] hydrogenase H-cluster maturation GTPase HydF — MHKTPNANRKHIAIFGNTNAGKSSLLNAIIGQEISIVSEVRGTTTDIVSKAMEFGTVGPVVFIDTAGLNDTSNLGQLRVKKTLKVLERTDLALYVMDINDIDEVAYQEMIRLFKKYNIPHILVITKIDKIIEISNKDNVGEKLAETLDRRILEVKSKYKEAIFISTLNKERILTLKEEIIKKLSTKEEETLIGDLLPYGSKIILVVPIDSEAPKGRLILPQVQLIRDCLDHGIKSYVVRDTELKEALGDLKGIDLVVTDSQIFKSVKEIVPKEIKLTSFSILLSRQKGDINTFLEGIAKIKSLTKDSKVLISESCTHNETHEDIGRVKIPTLLNKHVGQTLNYDFKMGHDFPEDLEKYDLVIHCASCMLNKKTMQTRINICKEKGVKITNYGMVLAYLTGILDKSIEIFQ; from the coding sequence ATGCATAAAACCCCGAATGCAAATCGTAAACATATCGCAATTTTTGGCAATACAAATGCAGGAAAATCCTCATTGTTAAATGCCATTATTGGACAAGAAATTTCTATAGTATCGGAAGTAAGAGGAACAACCACAGATATAGTGAGTAAGGCAATGGAGTTTGGGACAGTTGGACCAGTAGTATTTATAGATACTGCTGGTCTTAATGACACTAGTAATCTTGGTCAGTTAAGAGTTAAAAAAACACTAAAGGTTTTAGAAAGAACAGACCTAGCTCTTTATGTGATGGATATAAATGACATAGATGAAGTTGCTTATCAAGAAATGATAAGATTATTTAAAAAATACAATATTCCTCACATATTGGTTATTACTAAAATAGATAAGATTATAGAGATAAGTAATAAGGATAACGTTGGTGAAAAACTTGCTGAAACTTTAGATAGAAGAATATTAGAAGTAAAATCTAAATATAAAGAAGCTATTTTTATAAGTACACTTAATAAAGAAAGAATTTTAACATTAAAAGAGGAAATAATAAAAAAACTTAGCACCAAGGAAGAAGAAACTCTGATTGGAGACTTATTACCATATGGTAGTAAAATTATTTTGGTAGTACCAATTGATTCTGAGGCTCCTAAAGGAAGATTAATCTTACCTCAAGTACAATTAATTAGAGATTGCTTGGATCATGGGATAAAAAGCTATGTAGTAAGGGATACTGAACTAAAAGAAGCCTTAGGAGATTTAAAAGGTATAGATTTAGTAGTTACGGACTCTCAAATCTTTAAAAGTGTAAAGGAAATAGTACCTAAAGAAATTAAATTAACTAGTTTCTCCATATTACTTTCTAGGCAAAAAGGAGATATAAACACTTTTTTAGAGGGAATAGCAAAAATCAAAAGCTTAACAAAAGATTCTAAAGTTTTAATCTCAGAAAGTTGTACTCATAATGAAACTCATGAAGATATAGGGAGAGTAAAAATACCTACTCTTTTAAACAAGCATGTAGGGCAAACATTAAACTACGATTTTAAAATGGGACATGATTTCCCCGAGGATTTAGAAAAATACGATTTAGTTATTCATTGTGCCTCCTGTATGTTAAATAAAAAAACCATGCAGACAAGGATAAATATTTGTAAAGAAAAAGGGGTTAAGATCACTAATTATGGAATGGTGCTGGCTTA